The genomic interval ACCGGCTGCAGACGCTGGGCAAGGCTCCAGTGTCATGACGCAGCCGACCTTAGAAGCATACCTTGACCAACTACAGAGGGCCCAggaagagcaggaagaaCTAGAGAAGCGACTCGAGCGAGAGCGTCTCGAGGAAGAACTTCATCTTTCACGTGAGGAAGCACCTGTTTCGGAGCCAGTTCCTCGACAAGGGCAGACTCCGATAATGGGAACTGGGATTGAGTCAACCGATGCGGCTCAGGGGCAGGCGCCAGCGTCAAGTCCCGGGCAGGGTGACAGCAACATCCGAAGCCACAGTCCGCCTGCTAATATTATCATGCAGGTGGGGGAAACCCCGCCATACGTCGGCATTACATTTTGGAGCTATGAGCGAGATGACTGGAGGTTATCGGATAATCTACAAGTAGATCCGTCGGACCCGTCGCCAGTAGAACGTGTTGCGAGAAAGTATACTTGGAAAGATTATTCGTTATACGACAAGAATATGCAGAGCCTCAGTCCGGCACAGTGCTATCGCGCGGCTACTATTGATGGCAACAATGCGATATTTATCATCTCAAAGCACGAGGAGGAAAAGCTTGCAGCCGAGGGCCGGTTCGTGAACGATAAAAAGATTCTGTCGTTGGTTTCACGTGTACTTGAGCCAGAACCAGCATCCCCAGTGAAACGCCTCCGATTCCGTTCTGTTTCGCCAGAGGAGCTATGAGCCGCCTTTCATGTTTAACTTGCAGATATGTGACTAGACTTAAGGCGCATTCCTGAATATGGCGTTTAGAGGAATGGGTCGGGCGTCTCAAAGCGAGAGGCGGAACAGGATGCATTTTCTGTGTCGTGATATGGAATATGAAGAGTATTCTATGTGTGTCGTCATGTGTATCGCCTCGTATGAGCAGGATCCTGTGTGAATGGCCACGTGAGTGTATTCGACTTGGAAATGCCAGATTAAGAAGACCTTCCTGAGAGAGAACCCTTCTTGTGAGGATCCTCTTGTGAGGAAATGCACCATGTGACTCTCGACTTGGAATAGACCACCAGCTGAGAGGAAAAGGGCCTTGTGAACCATCTCCTGAGACAGCTCTAGTAATAGGATCTTCCAATCAAGGCCTCAGCGCTCACATTCCTCCGCATAGGTCGTCGGTTGGACTCGCTGGCGAAGACCTCGGCGGCTGCGGTCCACTGCGGTTATCCATACATTGGCCGCAGCAGTTCAAGAATAACTGATCTCATTGGCCTTTCAGACCCACCGTGTGAATTTATAGGAATGGGGAATCAAATCGCTGGTCGAGTTTTTTCAATGTTGTCTTTCGGGCAATTTTATGATTCGATCATCGTTTGGGCCTAGCTCTAGTATATAACAGCAATCACGCGTGGAGAGTAGTCTATTCCACTGTGCGATAACCTGGCCGCCTCGATAGGTAACGAggtaaaagagaaaaatatgTCCTGAGGCGGCGGACAGTCCATGTGGTTATGCCTGTCTTATTGTCACAAATGGCCACCTGCTATAGAGACTGGGTTTTCAGCTACATCCAATCGGTTTGGTGACGAACGTGTGGGCCCAAGAAATACCATGGCGCTAGCCGGCTTCACCATACGAGACACCTGGACTGCACCCATCCACCATCGGGTACCTGCCACTCGAGTTATTGACGTGAAGCACGAAGAAGTATGATCGTAGCTCGAATGCAGGATCACAACAGTAGCCCCCACTCCATCCTTATGATGTCGGCATCTAGAGTTATCAGAGTCAGTACTTGTGTGCCGAGGCCACTACCAATAGCGGATGCCTACCTTTTCACCAACAGCGTAGGTCGTTGCCAGCGGTGGAGCCGTCAAAAGCATCGGCCAGAAGCTTGTGTCAACGACCCTCAGACCTTCCACACCATATACTTTCATCCGAGGATCCACAACTCCTCCCATGTTTCTAGGCATCATGGCAGCTGTACAACATTCATGTCCACCAGTGACCCCCATCGTTGCAGCAAAAATTACCTTCAGCTGCTCTATCGATGTGATGTTATCGCCGAACGGCGCAGCTTCATGCGGTCCAAGGCTTTGCATATAGGGGGTGGACATAATCTCTCTGTTTTTACCGAAAGTGGCAAGGAACAGGTCAAGGTCGAGGGGGTCAGTAGCGGTGCCAAAGTCAACTAAGGGCGGAGCCCGAGGGTCAGTTGATTTGATGTTGACCGAGCCACGACTGAGGGGTTTGAGCAAAGTTATTGTGGCAACTCTCCCGGTGGTCCAGTGTATTAGCCCGACGGGTACGTCAGGGCCTTCCAGCTGGGAGAGGATATGTTCCCGTTGAGCTATATAGCCTGCTCTGACGGTGGGGTGAAGGTTGGATGGTAAAGATGTGGACACATGAGCGACTCGGGCTGAGGACACGATATCTTTCCAGTTAGAGGTTGTGTTTCTGAGAGGTGGATTGGCAAGCATCGTGCCTAGACCCCGCACTATGGTATAGGCTCCTTCTCTTGCAGTGTTATATAAATCCCGCTGTTCCGCATCATATGTTGCGTTGGTGTCGAGCATATCCGTGTTTGGCATTGCGTTATTCTTAACTGTGCCTTATTAGCACGCGCATGGATAATCTGTATGGTTGCTCACAAGTATATGGAATAGTCAAACTCGGATGATCTTGGAAGTTAGCTCCGACGCCAGGAAGGTCAGAAACAACTTTTATCTCCAAGTCCCTAAGGATTTTTCTAGACCAAGTGGTGAGAAATATAGCATTAGGATACAGGATTATACTTACCACTGCCAGGGAAGTAGTAGTTTGGGTAAGACGCTTGGACGGGGCCTTCAGTTCCGTGAGCCGACTCTACCCATGAGATGTTGGCTTCAGCGGCGAACTGCTCCGACGGCAGTGTAAAGCTCTCAGACTATAGAAGCATGAGAAGTGATCAGGGAAAAGGTTCTACGAAGTGAATACTCACTTTCTTGAAATAGGGCAACAAGTCGTCCCACGCCCAGCCTTTGGCGCCTAGTTCCTCCCATGCCGCATACTCAGGTTTAGCGCCTCGCAGATAAACCATTGCGTTAACTACCGAGCCGCCACCAACAACACGAGCACAAGTGGCCAGGAATGTACGGTTGTTCAGTGCTGTCTGCGGCTGGCTTGTCAGAGGTTGCCAGATATAGGCAGCAGGGTCATAAGCTCCGGGAATTGTGACACCCTCTCGCCCATCATCCAATGGGCCGGCCTCAATGACCAATACTTTGACTATATTCTCACTCAGCATGTTGACCTAGACAGGATGATGGTCACTGTGGTTACCAGCCGGGTGTTCAGTGAGACGATCGGCCACAGTGAGGCCCGAAACGCCTCCTCCAACAATGATAAAGTCATACTTGGTAGCCGACGCTACTTCGTGGGAAACTCTAGTCGCAAGTTGAGAAGTGTGCAAAGCATTTGTCAAGGCAATAAAGCCAAGAATGTAGACCACAATATTAGTAGCCATAGTGCCTCTGGATAACAAAAGAATAAT from Aspergillus flavus chromosome 7, complete sequence carries:
- a CDS encoding putative glucose-methanol-choline oxidoreductase, with product MATNIVVYILGFIALTNALHTSQLATRVSHEVASATKYDFIIVGGGVSGLTVADRLTEHPAVKVLVIEAGPLDDGREGVTIPGAYDPAAYIWQPLTSQPQTALNNRTFLATCARVVGGGSVVNAMVYLRGAKPEYAAWEELGAKGWAWDDLLPYFKKSESFTLPSEQFAAEANISWVESAHGTEGPVQASYPNYYFPGSVKNNAMPNTDMLDTNATYDAEQRDLYNTAREGAYTIVRGLGTMLANPPLRNTTSNWKDIVSSARVAHVSTSLPSNLHPTVRAGYIAQREHILSQLEGPDVPVGLIHWTTGRVATITLLKPLSRGSVNIKSTDPRAPPLVDFGTATDPLDLDLFLATFGKNREIMSTPYMQSLGPHEAAPFGDNITSIEQLKVIFAATMGVTGGHECCTAAMMPRNMGGVVDPRMKVYGVEGLRVVDTSFWPMLLTAPPLATTYAVGEKVGIRYW